The genomic interval TGGATGCAGTCGGCCGACCGTCTGGGAGTGCGCCTTGGCGACGGCACCGAGGTGCACGCAAACTCCCGGGTCGACATGGCGTCGGTGATCGACCGCGTCGCGACGCTGGCGCGTAACCAGTCCAACGACATCAGCGACAAGCTGGCCAAGGCCGGCGTCGACGTCATCGAAGGGCGAGGTCGCCTGACGGGGCCGTGTGAGGTTCTCGTCACACCGACGTCCGGTGCGCCCTACGAGGTCTCCGGTGACATGGTGCTGCTGGCGACAGGCTCAAACCCGCGGATCCTGCCATTCTTCGAGCCCGACGGAGAGCGGGTGTTCACCGCGCGCGAGCTGTTCGAGCTGCGCGGGCTGCCGGAGCGGCTGATCGTCGTGGGCTCCGGCGCGACGGGAGCCGAGTATGCGCATGCGTTCGTGCGCTTCGGCAGCGAGGTCCACCTGGTCTCCAGCCGCGAGCAGGTGCTGCCGAGCGAGGACCACGATGCGGCGAACGTGATCGAGGAGAGCTTCGAGCGCTGGGGGATGACGATCCACCGCGAACGTCGGGCGGTCGACGTGGAGGTGACCGACGTTGGGGTGCGGGTGCGCACCGAGCTGTCCAAGGACGGCGAGGTCGTCGAGGGCGCAGGTGAGTGGCTCGAGGGCAGCCACGTGCTGTTCTGCGTCGGGCAGGTGCCGGCGTCGGACGATCTCGGGCTGAGCGATGTCGGTGTCGACGTCGAGGACTGGGGCGCGATCCCGGTGGACGGGGTCAGCCGTAC from Euzebyales bacterium carries:
- a CDS encoding NAD(P)H-quinone dehydrogenase, which codes for MHIVIIGGGPAGYEAALVAAEHGHQVTLVTTDGLGGNSVLWDCVPSKALIVSADAMGWMQSADRLGVRLGDGTEVHANSRVDMASVIDRVATLARNQSNDISDKLAKAGVDVIEGRGRLTGPCEVLVTPTSGAPYEVSGDMVLLATGSNPRILPFFEPDGERVFTARELFELRGLPERLIVVGSGATGAEYAHAFVRFGSEVHLVSSREQVLPSEDHDAANVIEESFERWGMTIHRERRAVDVEVTDVGVRVRTELSKDGEVVEGAGEWLEGSHVLFCVGQVPASDDLGLSDVGVDVEDWGAIPVDGVSRTNVLTVYAAGDVTGGMMLASTAAMQGRNAVWHFIGKSVQPLRSDVIARCVFTAPEVASVGIPTAKVAEQGSSAIETVKLDYHSNPRAKMTEHTRGFVKLHARRGSGTVLGGLVVADRASDLITPFSVAVRNRLTVEQIAHAFTIYPSMAGSLQETARQVLARQPDEA